The Rhododendron vialii isolate Sample 1 chromosome 3a, ASM3025357v1 nucleotide sequence TCAGAAACAGTTGCTTTAAGCAAACGGGAGAAACATTGTTCTTTCCAAACGCAATTTGACCCAATTCACATTGTCGCATCACATAAATATATCTCAGATGGCACATCAATGACTGGACGGAAGTGATTTTGACAGACACAATCGTAGTGTTAAGATAATTCAAGGATTAAATATTTGTATCAATTATCGACAAATGGTAAAGGTCATAAATCATGGGCAATCATACAGTAGCACAACTTTGGTATAAAATCAATTGGAAAAAAAGGCAACCGGACATTAATATACTGCACCCCCAGAAACAAATAGATCTCAATTTCAAATATAGTTCAATTGATATGCTAAACAAGTACTTTCACATATGAAGTAAGGAAAACTAACAGTATATTGAACATGGCCCTGAAAAGTACATGCAAgttcctttgaaaggtgaaaCGTACCATCACGCAAGTGTGCTTGTTGTTCCATAGCTTGTAGCCGAAGCTTAAGCTCAGTATTTTCATTACTTAAACCAGTTGTATCTCtctgcaaaagaaaagaaaaaagaaggccGTGATCTTAAAACTACGGTCCCAGTAGCAGTAAAAAACCACACTATGAAGGAAAGACTAAAGAGTAAGTGAACCAAAGTTAGGCCGAGTTTCCCTACGGGGCTAAAGGGGCTTATTCTCCTTCACAAAATACAAAGGGAAATAAGCCCCTTTAGCCCCGTAGGGAAACTCAGCCTAAATGGAAAATTGCTGAAGCTATAAAGGATAACAAGTGTGTGAGCGCGCGTGTGcgtgtgagtgagagagagagatgcgaaTTGGTACAGTACCATATTTTGTAGAAGCAAGAGTGAACAATTTTTGGGCAAAGTAAAAGTTAAGGATGAGCAGGAAGCATGACTTTTATCCATTATCTAAGAGAGGGCCACATAATCAAGCAAGTGATCAACTACAACAACGACCAGCATTCAATGACTCATTTTGTTGTATCTAAATGCAGATTCAAACTTGTTGGAATCAAATGAATAATGTAGAAAAGGATATAATATAACTGTGAGGAAGTAAAAATAATTAGGTCTAGCATATTTCTGTGGAAAACTCGAACAGTTACATATGAAAAAACTCTTAAAGCAAGCTACTAGTATGCAACAATCACCTGGAATAATGTGAGTTGTGCAGAAAGGGTGGTTGCTTCTGTTTGAAGGGTCAGAACTTTTCTTTCAAGTTCCGTTATGTAACGGGCTTTCCTCTCTTTTGAACGTGCAGCAGACTGCCGATTTGCCAGAATTCTGTGTACATATCTAAAACGTCAGACGGTATGAAAAGTTGAAAGCTATAACTTACTATGCGGTTCTTCAAATAATTTGATCTCAGGAAAGAGAATTTCTCTCTCAGCCAAATACTGAAATCATTCTTTCTTCTCATCCACCTCCAAGCCATGCTCGAATGACTTATATTGTACACTAAACTTCTTGAAAGCAAATAGAAAAACACAAGGCTGTTGACTCTGCAGCCTATAGAAGGTTGCATAGACAACACTCAAAACTTCAGAGTTCAAACTCAATATAGCAGCAGCAACATTACACGTGCTGATTAGCCCAGTTCAAAAGATTTAACTCACAAGACTTTGAAAAGGACAAAACCTAAACAGTTACACAGCAACATTAATAGCAATCAGTTGTCTCAATTCAGTTTTCTGTTATCAGTGCACAGTATTGTCAAAATATTACGATCCATGACAAGTATCTTGTGATTCGATACGAGGCAAAATCCATACATAACTCTAAACTTATCTTACTTTGAAAAAAATCTAATGCAAAATAGACTCCTATGATTCAATACATTTAGAGGTAAAACCGTCACTTATCTCTTTACATACTACATGCTTAAGAAAATATCTTCGTGATACCAACACGATCCATGAGGCGATATGAGACAATGGAAAATTTCTGTTCCTACACCATGTTATATAGTTGGAGatgtaaaattttgttttaactaAGTATTTCTGTAAAAATAAGCAAACGATAATTTGCATTTTACACTTCCATGTAACTATTTTTATCTTAGATTTACTCTTGTTAATGTATGTTATGCTATGCAATAGCTATCCTTTCAGACAGGATACATGAAATGAGAACAGCAATACACAAGACGTATTCCATTTTGACAGGGCAGGAGGCTTGGCCTCAGAAAACCAAAATCCCTCGAATTTGATGGATCTACTCGAGTGAAACTCAACATCTATATCTCCTGAAAAAAATTACCTGAGTGACTCATCCTACATCATTTCAGGTCAACTAGCTCGGAAACCAGTTCCAACATGTTAAATCATAGACAAtttcaacttcaaaatagaTATCACTGGGTCACCAACAATGTTCAAAAAGTCGCCAGGCGCTAGTCGGGCAATCAgacaccttcgagcgattaatcggcaattaattgGATTATCaatgcatattaattagtaatcggcgaaTAATCGTTAGTCGAACCTAATCAGATAGGCCCCACCAGcgattaatcgccaattaattccttgttttagaacactggtcaGCAACAACAGACCAAAGTTTTACTTATTAAGCACCAGATCACAACTTTCCATTATCAAAATTGTTTGAAACAAGGAAAagttcctttttcttcttccaaacAAGGACACCTTAAATCCACTCACACTCCATGTAACAACACTCGGCAATTTAAAATCCATAAGCAATTCACCTAAATCTGCCATATAAAATTAGAATATTGGAGTTACACCTAAGATCAAACAAATTGACCATGTCCATCCAAATAGAGTTGGTTCCAGCGATCTAATATCTGCTGACATATCGAACTAGCACAGCACTAATGTTTTGACTACTGGACTGATATAATGTGGATCAGTTTCCAGAATTTATAATTTTGACCTTTATGTGTTCTAGCTCTCGAAGAGTTCACCAAAGTACCTTTGGAAAATGCCGATTCGCTACTAGAATCAAATTATGGTCTTAAGCTGCTATTATTGAGTGGATACGTTTAAAACCTAAGTAGCTTCTCGCAAAAatgtaacttttttctttttcggtaATACTGAATGCCCCggtcagcttgcgcgcacctcaaaCTAATCCCTACAAGTGAGATCTTAGGAAGGAGCAAACTCCCAAGTCTTGTGCCAAGACCACTTAACAAACGAAAATCATCAGCAATTCAATTAAATAGTTAAATCTACAGTCCAACAGAAATTCATAAGcacacaaaaagaaacaaatcatAACGGTACCTCTTGGCTCGCTTCGGATCGATCGACCACAACTCCGCAAGCTTATCCGGAGCCATCGCCTTCTTGGCCTCGATACTCTCGGCGCCAAACAGAAACGAACCGTCAACCGAATTACTGTGCCGGTGCCTCGGCCTCGCGTTCTTCTCCCCCTCGCCGCCGCTCTCCGCCGCCGCTCCGCCGGCGGCATTGCCGAAGTCTCCGCCGCCGGCTTCGGCCGAGCTAGATCCGAGCTTCTCCATGTCCATGTAAGTGCAGAAGAGGTCGTCCTCCGACCCGATCTCGTCGAAGCTACTGCCCGGCGGCCCGTCGAAGGGGTCCGAGACGAGATCCAGGTCGTCCGGCAACCGGAAGTTCATCTCCGAGTGGGCCCGGCGGTGGTGGGCCGGCCTGGACGGCCCGAACGACGTCGCTGGCGGCTTGTGAGCATTTTGGGCGGTTGAGTTGGACGGATCTTGCATTTCGATAGCTCCCCCAGGCTTAGGTACTCTTATCTCCCTGCGTATATGTAAGAGTATATTATAGTATAGTATGTATGTGAATCTTATCTACTGGACTGGAgtatgtttctctctctctacacaggTGAGGTGAGGTGAGGTGAGGTGAGGGAGTATtatgttctttgttctttctatAGTCTACTGACTTCTTTTTCCACTCTGCTGTCACATGGGAACGTTggaagggggagggggagggaaaGTTCGGGCTAAATTGCACTTTTATCCCACGAATTGTTCAAGCTTTGCGTTATTAGCCTAATGTCTATCGATCGAGCCCCTACTCGGTCCTTAAAACTTGCCGAATCGGCGTCCCGCTTAGTGTGTCCGATTTGAATTCAATTGTTCTAGAACCACACGCATTGTACACACCCAattacacacactcacacaagtGTTGGGGTACACTAGTGGCACAACGTGTGGCGCCTAATACTTGTATGAATGAGTGTGCATTTGGATGTATAAAAATGGGTGTAGttatagagttattctttcgaATTCCCCATCTATTTACCGGACAACGGCGATTGTTTCACTAGTTGGGTCAACATTAAGGGTGATTACTATTATTTAAGCTGGTGGTTAATATTTTCTCACCAATATGAAAGGGTTGTCACCGATGTTGAAGCTTTCCCAAATTGCAACAATTGTATAAATTTGGGGTTCAATTATTTAGATATGGTGATTTAGTCTAGTCTTGTGTTTCACATGTATTGCAAGTGAACAACAAGCTAAATGACCTAATTGCCATTCATTATAGCAAGAAACTTCTTGCAACGTAAAGGCCCCCATGAAACAGCGTCAATCGTCCAGTTTGGTAGACAGGGAATGCAAAATTAGAATAAGTGAAAGATTGATTTGAAAAGTTTAAATGACTTAGTAGGTTCAACTAAAAGATTGAGGATGAATTCAGTAAAAATTAGACTGTTTAGGGTGTAAAAGTAAACTTCACCCGGAGTTCAGGGGGTGGAGTGTACTGGGAAAGGTGTTTATGGAACTTTAGATCGTTTGTTGACCTGTTGAAAAAGAAACACAGTGGATGCCGGATGCGGACGGGCCTAATTAGCATTTCGGACAtccgagaaatttttgggtgccgataGAGCACCACACGTTCGGTTTCGAAatgttaaaaggaaacttttaagGGCTATGTGATGTgttaacagaaagtctacagttaccgatcgggaaatcccgatcggaatctcGACGTCCCGCCGGGCACTcaccggccaccggatggccgatccgatccgtccaataattctataaaaaaaaaatcgagtgggcctgcGCAAGAATAAACGGAATCCGACGTGTGTAaatggccgatccaagcactccttttttggccgatccaaacacaaaaatggagtgcttggatcggccaatTACACACGTCGGATACCGTTTATTCTCGcttaggcccactcggttttttttttaagaattattggacggatcggatcagccgtccggtggccgaagtgTGCCCAATGGGGCGTCGGGATTCTGATCGAAatttcccgatcggtaactgtagacttactCATGTGTTAACTTGACGTTATAACGTTTGTTATCTTTAAAATAGCAACTCTAATTAATGTGCCAAATGTCTTATTTAGGGATATTTTACTATAATTTGAAGTTTTGGGGCGTGAAGCAATTATAGAGAGGAGATGCAATTAACACCTAAGTAATTAACATCATGATAAAAGTTTATTCAAatgtcaattcattcaattggAGTTCTTATGGTGCAGAAAGTTAGCAACGCGCTACGATTATATAGGGAACTTCAAAAGCAACTTTCGAGAAATAATCATCAATATCTAAGCATTCATTTCATAGAATTTGTTAAgacttttatttttgtaaaaaatcaagttgatcagaTATTGATAGCCACATGTTCAGACAACATATCTTCTTGTCAAATGAATTGTTATATAAATCTTACATGGTCATACTATATTTTATTAATGTctgtttggggttttttttttttttttgaatatttataGTTTTTCGTGAACTCTAAAAAAATAGTTGGTTCGAATTATGATGATTATATCCTATACTAAAGATCATACCTAGATGCACTATAACTTTATAGTGTGAACCGCACTACAAGAACCTAAGGTTCTCATCTGACATGCCATGTCGATTTTGACATTCGAGTTGTTTCTTGGAGATGAGTATATAGACGTTCCGGATCATCTTATGATTAAGATGCTTTCGAGAACCGGTCCGAAACTTGAGAAGATAAATCCGTTTTGTTAAAATCTCGTGAGAAAAAAGTTCTGAAAGAACAAATAGGCCGGCggtcaaaattttctttttgaacagcTAGGCCGGCGGTCAAGATAGAGTGGTCGGCAGTGCAATGGAGACTATCGCGTGCATACGTTACATTTAAACAGAATTGTATAAGATGTTGCAACTTTAGTACGCGACGCTGTTAATTAGAAAATTGGACAAAAAGCATATGGTTGCACATGCTTTGCCTCAGTATTTTGAGGTCTAATCTAAATGAAGGAATTTGGCCAACTAGACCAAAATCATCATAGGCAATAAAAGGAAATCATCACATTGTGCTAATGTGCTCGTGTAATGGAATAGTATCAAATTCTTCATGTTCCATTTCCTCCTCcaccctctcttcttcttttttttgaagtggTCAATACCATATCATTATATTAAAAACTCGAAGGCATTACAAATTTCATTACAAGATACATGAGTAAACCAAAATTATCAGAACCTAAACGCAAGCGCCTACTGCAAAAGCAAGCCGACAATAACATCACATGTAAGAATCAATTGCAAAAAAGATAGTAGAGAATCCTACAAGAACACTCAGCTCAAACTCTAAAATAAACACAGTTGAAATTCAGAACATGGATTTGCCATCCCAAAGAATCACACCCTCTCTTTTGTAGTGGAATACAAGGCATATCACTGACCTTTCATTCTTTCATTCACCACCAGTTAAATAGCGTTGCTCTGGGTACAGATCCCAAACTTGTACATGTGCTTACAGATCCTTTTTGGACCTCTCCTGAATAATCAGAActgctcattttttttaaaaaaatattctgtTTAGGGTCCCTAAAAAATCAGATCCCTTACCGATATATCGTAAACATCCAATTTTGCTTCAGAATTCATGTCAATCCAGAAAGTTGGATATATTATAAacgctcttaccgatatccgattgagctaatttttttgcaaggaccctaaaacaaaatgaacagctctgatcattttgtgggactcGAGATGCGTCCAAAACGGATCTGTACGCGCAGGTACACGTTCCCACTAGATGCAAGAGTTCAGGAATAGAAAGAAcagtaacaaaagaaaaatgggatGTTCCAAAAAGCAAGAAGAGTTCttgagaagaaagaaggaaaccCCGTACTTTTATTACTGGTAGAGTACCACAAATTCCTTCAAACCAAAGTTCTAGGCAAACCACAATACAAGCAAAATAGGCTCAAACTCAGACTACATTACATCCTCACTTGGACAACTGAGCAGAGAGGTTGTTGGCTAAGCAGGAGATGGTTGAAGGAGAAACCCCCCTGGTTCCACCCAAATACCATTTCTTGATCATCTCAACCACATTCGCATTCTCAACCTTGATCTTCGATTCCTCTTTTCCCTCACTTGCAAATGCAATCTGCCAGTCAATGTCAAAGAGAAAATTAGTCACAAGAATGCAACGAACACAGAAACGTGTGTGGAAAAGATGAAAATGGTCGGTCAAATTTATTTTGGACACGGCTAGCAGTCACACGAGACTAGAATTTCGACCATTTACATCACTTAATCCTGCTTGTTTGCAATGCAAGTGGACTGAACCGCACAAAGGTCCATTTCAAAAAATCGGAGTCGTTCCTTCAATGAGTTATTGCGGGGGAAAGCGTCAGATCGGTCCTATAACCAGTATCCACATTATTGCATCATGTTTATATCAAATGCGTgaatgtgtattttcaaaatcatacttCACGTCCACTATGGAATCATGGACTATCAATTAATCACTCTGATTTAACCAGTGGATCACACACAGGAACTGATAAAATGGACACCCTTTGCTACCCGTGGTAGCCACAGGGGTAGACAAAAAGGTGCAGCGAAGCTAGTCGTACGTATTCGAATTAGTCAAGAAAGATTGTAATAAAAGCGCCGTAGCCAAGTGCTTCGCCTCTAGAAAAGTTAAAGTCACTCAATTCACAAGTATAAGCCTCAAAATTCTGATGAGATGCACAATAGCATAGAGTGTTACCTCTACAGAGGCAGAAGATGCAGGGAAATGGAACGTTATGATGCAGTCTTTCTTGAAATATTTGGACTGGAAAAACTCGACGATTTGCTCCAACGCagcttcctcctcttcttcgtATTTATCATCTGCAGCCAGTCGGTCCCTCACTGCGCTCTCTAGCTGCACACCATACTGTGACCCCTTTATCTCCTTGATCACCACAACCCTCAACAACTTCTCCACTGGCGCTGCACATTTTCAATGACAACTTCGAATTTAAGATGATCATATGAATATTGATCAGGATTCAGGACAAACATAAACAGGCTGCATGCAATCAGGGAAGCTTCCTGCTGTGTTAGGATCAAGGATTCGTGGACGGATTTCTATAGGGGAACTGAATTAACAAATTTGTTTCGACTCTCAAAAACTTGTTCTAAGTTACTAATTTATGAATTCCTTTCCCCCCAGGAATGCTTTAGAATTTCGtgatccaaacatagcaatcttgGTCTCGTAAATAGTTAATAGACAGAGCTGGTTAATATGAACTCTCAAAAAGATCTGAGGTACATGAATAGAGTATAATGTTTTACACTAGCAGAAACGGGAGCCCACCAGAAATAAGGGCCTCAAAGAAGTCATCATCTTCGGCTAGGTCCTTCCCTGATTTACCCTTCCATTGCTGCAAGTGTCCCAGAACTTCAGCATCCAAGTAAACTCCGATAGCTGTGAACTTGATTTGGAGAAAGTGTATCTCAATATCTGTGATTCCTGTTACACATCCATGATCCAACCATTGCGTCAGACACATTCGAATATGTTTCAAGTTATACGCTAGGGGTCTGTTTGATTAGTTAGATTAGACACGAGAATGAATGACAAATTCAAGGGAACGCATTTCTAATTACACCAGCGCATATGCATTTGTTAGCTATGCAATTATTGCAATATCTCTGAATGTACGGTATTGGCCGTTCCCTCAGTACTTATGTAGAGGGATTAGTGATGCATCTTATGGGATTATATAGCCCctctttgttagttttacagTTTACTACTCAAACATGACTAATGTTGAAAAGTTAGAATATGAATTTGCCATCCTAAAGATATAGTCTTTCACAAGTGAAAGAATAAAAGTATTTGTATTGGGCCTCCCACCTCCACGACTATTCAGTAAATCCTAACCCTGAGAGTCCTCCTTTTAACTGGACAAGAAGACCAATGGACTGGACTACATGTAAAAGGATTGCGTTCGACTAAAATTTTATAGTTCAGGTTGAATTATCATCAAATATGTCGTCTCACAACATGTGAGGTAAACAATATCATCGGGGTGCAACCAAGGACTTGCCGAGGGGCAGGTAATTCTGAGTGATCGTCATATTCCACGTTatatctttttttccccctaaaaaCTTTAACCTTGTGTTAGTTTAGCCGCCCAATGCCTTTTAAAAAATGCTGCCCCTTTCCTCTTATTCTTCTGCTGCCATTGTGGTTGCAACTGATACAGTCGAGGAACGACTGAAGTGGTATCTATTTGTAGACTAACACTCGCCCCTTAAAGAATTTACCTTAGCACCGTGTGTTCTATTTTAGCAATACTATATATCTGTAAGAATCGTGAGTTCCTTTCTGAAATGGAAGTGGATGCAAACAAGATTGCACGCAACTATCATTAAATAAGACCATATCTTCGGACATGCATAGTTGATCGAAAATATCTTCGATAATGATCTTTTTATAGTTTGTACAGGCAAAATGATAGACTTTCATAAAAACATTCACACTTTTCTAATGTTCCCATAGTCATGTTGAAATTCTGCTTATGCTGCTGACACCATGGGACGTCATTAATTGTTTCATCACTACTTCATTGGAATTTATTTATTCCATAACTATTGGTCCCGTCAAACAAGCTGGCTCTTAATAGTAAGAGACAGACCTTAGATTAATCAAGAACAGAACCTAATCAGCAAACCCTATTTACTCAAAGCCCATTTGTTAGGGGGAGAAGAAAGGGGGGAGAAAGgaaggagagggagaagaaaTTCCAAGTTTGATGGTGAGAGAAGGGAGAGCTTGTCCCCTAGAAGCACATGCCGTGTTGGCATGCCAATGTCGTGCCAAGGCAGCCTGCTAACCTAGGGGCGATCGAGGATGGGAGGGAGTGCAGCCCCGCTATAGTAGCATTATGAGCATTCCCCAGGCGGCACGAAGAAACATGGGCATCATGTGCGTCACCCACATGCCTCAGTGGGTCGGTTCGTGCGTGGGCGAATTGGGGCCGTTCACATATGCGCTCGGTAGGCCTAAAAAGGATCTTAGCTAACACAACCCACCAACCCGCCCTAGAATAAGCTAGTTCGGGTTGGGAAAAAGACCAAATTACTCCTCAAACCTTTTGTGTATTCTCAATGCAATGATTACGAGGACAGCCAAGTAATTACTCACATTATCTACTCTTATCCACCCATTTTTATCTGCCCATATCAACTACCACTCAAACCAGTTATAACTAATCCCCCCTTAACTAATCTTCCCTTAATCCACCCCTTACCCCCTTCCTCCTTGTCCACCCAATACCTTATACCCCGCCAAATGAGCTGTTAAATGGCAGAGCTTAGACTAATAGAACATAACCCCCAACCCTCAGCACAAAAACCAACTACACTTGAAAAGATTAAACAAACAGTGAAATGGGATTGAAAGTAAAGTGGATTACCATGGCCAAGAAGAGACAGTGGCTTGGTGGTTGTGACCTTAGGAGGAAATGGAATTTCGTCCACCATCACCATTTCTGAACCCACTGcacatcacacacacacacaaactgAGATCCCAAATTATCGGTGTAAGAAATACCATCTAAGCAATTTCAATCTAGTCATGATGTATCAAATATCAATAACATTCacatggggagagagagagagagagagagagagagagagagatatatatttaCTTCAGATGATTGATACTGGGAGTAGGTTCTGGTACTGATGCTGGGAAAATGAAAATATGATGGGAGTTTGGGAGGGAACTAGCAAATGAGAAACCAAGGGGGAGGGAGGAGATATTTAATGCCCTTTTCTCTACCGTTCAGTCTTTGCCTGGTAATACTAGTAGGTTGGTAGAGGAACTTGTGATTAAGGAGGATCTCTATCTTCCTCCAATGGTGCTTCAAAAGAGGGATGAAGCACCTTTCAAGTCTCAAGTTTGGTTACTATCCACTATTGAGAGTTCAATATGGTTTGGACATTTAAATCTTCTCTACTAAACTATTCATGTGAAAATTTAACTTGATTTTCCTTACGGTGAAAGTTTGTAGTCAATATttttagaatagttagattacaATCTTGAAATCTTCTCCAAGCACCTAAGTACATTTCTAACACTTTTGGGCCAAAGACGCTTTAGCAACActaaaatgaaaataacatgcCGAAGATGTTGTTTGAGTAATTTCCGCCCCACACTTTACATGGTCCTCCGTATTAgccaaaattaaaagaaaatgaaagaccTGTTTGGCAATACACTCTTCCAGTTGGTTTTTCCATCAGTTTTTTTTGCGAGGCAAGTTTTTCCATAAGTTATTTAGTACCTTTTTTTCATGGCATTCTATAATCATAGCTAGTAGGCTATCACTCGAATCGCAGTGGCTGTTAATAGAAGTGAGTATATAACTTTGTTGGTTGATTTGTATTGAACTGTtgctatatttttattttttataattaataatattttttttggtacttcgaaAATTATAATTCATAATACTACTAATCGGGTTTTGTCAAGTGAGCATGAGAAATCAACTAAAGAGTTTGTTCTCCAAGAAGTTACAAGTTCGAATCTCACgaaggccaaacattccaaactttaGGGCACTACAGGTTTGCCTAGCCGTTAATTTCAAGGTCACAGAATTAGACAACGTGCGGGCAAACTGAGtcagatatttttaaaaaattataattctaCTAAATTAATCGGGAATTTAAGGGGGAGTATACATGGATTTCCGTTTACTTTTCTTTGTGGTTTGAGGGTATTGAGCTACCCACGTGGTTCTTGGTCTAACTACCATATATTTCACCTACTTCTTTGTTAACACCTACCCCTCCATAACTAATCAATAAACCAGAGTATAGGATAGAATCACCAGTGCAATTATCATGGCACCAACCAACCAAAATAGTAGTAATAAAGTTATTTGAAAAGTACCATTCCTTTTAGCTGACCATACTGCTACGCAAACCAACGGGAGCCATTTACGGTGGGAAGGGACAGCCATGGGGCCCATTTCAGGCCCCACACAGCTGATCCGAGCCatgcaataaatttttttaaaaaaaccggGTAGGGCTAGcataaatcagctcaatctgatatgtgtaggtaTTTAAtctaatcttctattttttcattcagatctCGAATCCATGAAAAATTGGATCCAACATCTACAATGTTGTCTTTAATCAATGTTTTTTACAAACATTTTAACCCCAATTAGGCTAAGTGGGTTAAATTTATAGACGGTTCTTGGGCCTAGAAATCTCCTCAAGTATGTCTGTATAACTCGGCATCTTTTCCTGGAACTGGCCCATGAGATGAGGAGTCGTCATCGCCTTACTCACAAAATCAAACATAGGGTACTGTCCCACACTCCCTTAGATATGGgttcaaaaaacacaattcaaAGACAGTATTAAACCAGCTGACCCAGAATGTAAGCTGGCCCATAAACAAATACAGTACTTTAAAAAAGCAAGGGAAAGttttcaatacacacccctttaagatgtgtatcatatgcacctattgtgtggtccaTATTGtgtcacctcataaaaaattacttgtaggaccagTCATTCATAAccttttatttcgtatcgtaacttttatacaaaaaattcgtaacttttcatcaatatgattcgtaacttttcatcaatagattcgtaactttttaagaatcataacatttttgtgtgtttcaatgaaggtgcatatgatacacacccaaaatAAGGGGTGtatattgtagcacttcccctttagcaaagttgttttcaattcttttggtacaatTGGAAAATTTAAAACAACGCTAAAATCTCATAAATTTGAGCTAATCTAGTCTTGGTACGTACATCTGTTGGGCCATCTTTGCATTGAGCATTAGCAATGACATATGAAATCCGTATAGGAGCTCGGCTCCCTAAATTAAACCATATTTGAAGATCCATGTCAGCAAAAT carries:
- the LOC131320641 gene encoding transcription factor RF2b, whose product is MQDPSNSTAQNAHKPPATSFGPSRPAHHRRAHSEMNFRLPDDLDLVSDPFDGPPGSSFDEIGSEDDLFCTYMDMEKLGSSSAEAGGGDFGNAAGGAAAESGGEGEKNARPRHRHSNSVDGSFLFGAESIEAKKAMAPDKLAELWSIDPKRAKRILANRQSAARSKERKARYITELERKVLTLQTEATTLSAQLTLFQRDTTGLSNENTELKLRLQAMEQQAHLRDALNEALKQEVERLKIATGEMPSQSDAYNFGMQQHLPYNQSSFYSQKPQGGPSDAQQMQMPQFHSLQSNMINHHHPMFTASRSQSQAFSEMLQHDSLGRLRGLDINARGSHLVKSEGPSISASESSSTF
- the LOC131320644 gene encoding chalcone isomerase-like protein 2, with the protein product MGSEMVMVDEIPFPPKVTTTKPLSLLGHGITDIEIHFLQIKFTAIGVYLDAEVLGHLQQWKGKSGKDLAEDDDFFEALISAPVEKLLRVVVIKEIKGSQYGVQLESAVRDRLAADDKYEEEEEAALEQIVEFFQSKYFKKDCIITFHFPASSASVEIAFASEGKEESKIKVENANVVEMIKKWYLGGTRGVSPSTISCLANNLSAQLSK